From Klebsiella electrica, the proteins below share one genomic window:
- a CDS encoding type IV pilus biogenesis protein PilM — translation MAFSNWRIGMHIQQDAIVLVALRYARSRWALCRWWDIELAPGIVRHGMVVDVVALAERLQNWRRELPLQHQVSIAFPASRTLQKQLPRPQLSLSDRERATWIASVMAQQLEMPAASLCVDYCAAPAKNEWRVTAAQRLDIDVLRQLAARLKLRIAGIVPDASALAAFLPWLPSGSQGLAWRHDPHWLWATREGWGSLPCAEASSFSQLSLLIDGQSIQHCATRTDDETSFDPWRVIDRLQPPLPDCGERYAVAIGLALGGR, via the coding sequence ATGGCTTTCAGCAACTGGCGAATCGGGATGCATATTCAGCAGGACGCGATAGTGCTGGTCGCACTGCGCTACGCGCGTTCCCGTTGGGCGTTATGCCGCTGGTGGGATATCGAACTGGCGCCCGGCATCGTGCGTCATGGCATGGTGGTTGACGTGGTTGCGCTGGCCGAACGGTTGCAGAACTGGCGGCGGGAGCTGCCTTTGCAGCATCAGGTCAGCATTGCGTTTCCGGCCAGCCGAACGCTACAAAAACAGCTACCGCGTCCGCAGCTGTCTCTCAGCGACAGGGAGCGGGCAACCTGGATAGCCAGCGTGATGGCGCAACAGCTGGAGATGCCCGCTGCCTCGCTATGCGTCGATTATTGCGCCGCGCCGGCAAAGAACGAGTGGCGGGTGACGGCGGCGCAGCGCCTGGATATCGACGTGCTACGCCAGCTCGCCGCCCGCCTGAAACTGCGCATCGCGGGAATTGTACCGGACGCCAGCGCGCTGGCGGCATTTCTCCCCTGGCTACCCTCCGGTTCGCAAGGCCTGGCATGGCGCCACGATCCTCATTGGCTGTGGGCAACGCGGGAGGGCTGGGGCAGTTTGCCGTGCGCTGAAGCCTCTTCTTTTTCACAACTCTCCCTGCTGATCGATGGTCAATCAATCCAGCACTGCGCCACCCGTACTGACGATGAGACCTCTTTTGACCCCTGGCGCGTGATTGATCGCCTGCAGCCTCCGTTGCCGGACTGCGGAGAGCGCTATGCCGTGGCGATTGGGCTGGCGTTAGGGGGTCGGTAA
- a CDS encoding PilN domain-containing protein, whose amino-acid sequence MTMAVNFLPWREARRRQRLRVTLLYAAGLLLILLTVAQVHRAERHAVEALAAVRAAAENQLSSALRQRENSMLERQQQVQRQRLRQQRRALTEAWQPRLRAIAAQLPEQAWLTRLEYQRDTLMLSGLALNLNAVAGLEKALNAVAGFKPARAGETRRGEQGRWQFRFSLSGEHADAGTH is encoded by the coding sequence ATGACGATGGCGGTGAATTTTTTGCCATGGCGTGAAGCGCGTCGCCGCCAGCGGCTGCGTGTCACGCTGCTGTACGCGGCGGGGTTGCTATTGATCTTACTGACGGTTGCCCAGGTTCACCGGGCAGAACGTCATGCGGTTGAGGCGCTGGCTGCGGTGAGAGCCGCGGCTGAAAACCAGCTCAGTTCCGCGCTCCGGCAACGCGAAAACAGCATGCTGGAGCGGCAGCAGCAAGTACAGCGGCAGCGCCTGCGACAGCAAAGACGGGCATTAACCGAGGCCTGGCAACCCCGATTGCGGGCAATCGCCGCGCAGTTACCGGAGCAGGCCTGGTTAACCCGGCTGGAATACCAGCGCGATACCCTGATGTTAAGCGGTCTGGCGCTGAATCTTAACGCCGTGGCGGGGCTGGAAAAAGCGCTGAACGCGGTTGCCGGGTTCAAACCAGCCAGAGCCGGTGAAACGCGCCGCGGTGAACAGGGGCGCTGGCAGTTTCGCTTTTCCCTGAGCGGAGAACACGCTGATGCAGGCACTCATTGA
- a CDS encoding HofO family protein, translating into MQALIERGMTAFFSLRGGWLALPIVLGLVAVIFLRLPASPPPPETDGHLRLRQQWLRLMPLRTALQNIPPDERKRLLFSPIALPVSGAMLVTWRPSGRGGELLLEASWQAVPALFSWLAECGMRVTGFSLRPEKEALLMTLQLEAEDVE; encoded by the coding sequence ATGCAGGCACTCATTGAACGTGGAATGACGGCATTTTTTTCTCTGCGTGGCGGGTGGCTCGCGCTGCCGATTGTTCTGGGGCTGGTCGCGGTAATTTTTTTGCGGCTGCCAGCTTCGCCTCCACCGCCAGAAACCGACGGACATCTCCGTCTGCGCCAGCAGTGGCTTCGCTTAATGCCGCTGCGAACCGCCTTGCAAAATATCCCCCCGGATGAGCGAAAGCGATTGCTGTTCTCCCCGATTGCACTGCCGGTATCAGGTGCCATGCTGGTGACCTGGCGCCCGTCGGGGCGCGGTGGTGAGCTGCTGCTGGAGGCCAGCTGGCAGGCGGTCCCAGCGCTGTTTTCCTGGCTGGCGGAGTGTGGGATGCGCGTAACGGGTTTTTCGCTGCGACCGGAAAAAGAGGCGCTCCTGATGACGCTGCAGCTGGAGGCCGAAGATGTGGAGTAA
- a CDS encoding HofP DNA utilization family protein — protein sequence MWSKGGRLLWLLALPLPLLADERDPFLPAEDRCQTAQLAQWRYGGAVGHPHYWVGYLLDHRSQWRRVRQDDVLPGGWRIRVLTAERVEITTGPGCEPAHWAWLREKGVKHDAMDKPAVSAAASDSDGKK from the coding sequence ATGTGGAGTAAGGGCGGGCGTCTGCTGTGGCTGCTTGCGCTGCCGCTTCCATTGTTGGCCGACGAGCGCGATCCGTTTCTGCCTGCGGAGGATCGCTGCCAGACGGCACAGCTGGCGCAATGGCGCTATGGTGGCGCGGTCGGTCATCCGCACTATTGGGTGGGCTATTTACTGGACCATCGCAGCCAATGGCGCCGGGTGCGACAAGATGACGTTTTGCCGGGGGGCTGGCGAATCCGTGTGCTGACGGCGGAGCGGGTTGAAATAACAACAGGGCCTGGATGCGAACCCGCGCATTGGGCATGGCTGCGCGAAAAAGGAGTAAAACATGATGCGATGGATAAGCCTGCTGTTTCTGCTGCTGCCAGCGATAGCGACGGCAAAAAATGA
- the hofQ gene encoding DNA uptake porin HofQ, with protein sequence MMRWISLLFLLLPAIATAKNENPVSLVVDDVPVAQVLQTLAGMQQKNLVVAPDVSGTVSLHLKNVPWQQALRAVTDSAGLISNQQGTVLYVHTLAWQNTRQAQQEAARAKQLQNLPLQRQSVVLQHADASELVKAGDKLLSARGSLTVDKRTNRLFIYDDASHLSALVAWAQEMDLPVGQVELAAHIVSMSETSLRELGVKWSMAEASSAPGSGKLTTLSSHQAVNDASTRVGFNIGRLSGRLLELELSALEQKQQVEIIASPRLLASHMQPASIKQGSEIPYQVSSGESGATAIEFKEAVLGMEVTPTVLQQNRVRLKLRITENTPGQVLKQENGEALAIDKQEIETQVEVKSGETLALGGIFSQKKKSARDSVPLLGDIPLLGQLFRRDGKDNERRELVVFITPRILAVH encoded by the coding sequence ATGATGCGATGGATAAGCCTGCTGTTTCTGCTGCTGCCAGCGATAGCGACGGCAAAAAATGAGAACCCCGTGTCGCTGGTGGTTGATGATGTGCCGGTTGCCCAGGTGCTGCAAACGCTGGCCGGGATGCAGCAAAAAAATCTGGTCGTGGCGCCTGACGTCAGCGGTACGGTGTCGCTTCATCTGAAAAACGTGCCCTGGCAGCAGGCATTGCGCGCGGTGACTGATAGCGCCGGGCTGATATCTAACCAGCAGGGCACGGTACTGTATGTGCATACTCTGGCCTGGCAAAATACGCGGCAGGCGCAACAAGAGGCGGCGCGCGCGAAGCAATTGCAGAACCTGCCTTTGCAGAGGCAGAGCGTGGTGCTGCAGCATGCCGATGCGAGCGAGCTGGTAAAGGCTGGGGATAAATTGCTCAGCGCCCGAGGAAGCCTGACGGTGGATAAACGCACCAATCGCCTGTTCATTTACGACGATGCTTCACATCTGTCGGCGCTGGTGGCGTGGGCTCAGGAGATGGATCTGCCGGTCGGTCAGGTCGAGCTGGCGGCACATATCGTCTCGATGAGTGAAACCAGCCTGCGTGAGCTGGGGGTGAAATGGAGCATGGCCGAAGCCAGCAGCGCGCCGGGTTCCGGTAAGCTGACGACCTTAAGCAGCCATCAGGCGGTGAACGACGCCAGCACCCGCGTGGGGTTTAATATCGGCCGCCTGAGCGGGCGATTGCTGGAGCTGGAGCTTTCGGCGCTGGAACAAAAACAGCAGGTGGAAATTATCGCCAGCCCGCGTTTGCTGGCCTCTCATATGCAACCCGCCAGCATCAAACAGGGGAGTGAAATCCCCTATCAGGTCTCCAGCGGGGAAAGCGGCGCCACGGCGATTGAGTTTAAAGAGGCGGTACTGGGAATGGAGGTCACGCCAACGGTTCTGCAACAGAATCGCGTGCGCCTGAAACTGCGCATTACGGAGAATACGCCGGGCCAGGTTCTGAAACAGGAAAATGGCGAAGCGTTGGCTATCGATAAACAGGAAATTGAGACCCAGGTTGAAGTGAAAAGCGGCGAAACGCTGGCTCTGGGCGGAATATTTTCGCAAAAAAAGAAATCTGCCCGCGACAGCGTTCCGCTACTGGGTGATATCCCGCTGCTCGGTCAGCTGTTTCGTCGTGACGGTAAAGATAACGAACGGCGTGAACTGGTTGTCTTCATTACTCCACGAATTCTGGCAGTGCATTAA
- the aroK gene encoding shikimate kinase AroK, with product MAEKRNIFLVGPMGAGKSTIGRQLAQQLNMEFYDSDQEIEKRTGADVGWVFDVEGEDGFRDREEKIINELTEKQGIVLATGGGSVKSRETRNRLSARGVVVYLETTIEKQLARTQRDKKRPLLQVEAPPREVLEALADERNPLYEEIADVTIRTDDQSAKVVANQIIHMLESN from the coding sequence ATGGCAGAGAAACGCAATATCTTTCTGGTTGGGCCTATGGGTGCCGGCAAAAGCACTATTGGGCGCCAGTTAGCCCAACAGCTCAATATGGAATTTTACGATTCTGATCAAGAGATTGAGAAACGCACTGGCGCAGATGTGGGCTGGGTTTTCGATGTCGAAGGTGAAGACGGCTTCCGCGACCGTGAAGAGAAGATCATCAATGAGTTGACGGAAAAACAGGGAATCGTGCTGGCGACTGGCGGCGGCTCTGTGAAATCCCGTGAAACGCGTAACCGTCTCTCCGCCCGCGGCGTGGTGGTGTACCTGGAAACCACGATCGAAAAGCAGCTTGCCCGTACGCAGCGTGATAAAAAGCGTCCTCTATTACAAGTTGAAGCGCCGCCTCGCGAAGTTCTTGAAGCGTTGGCCGACGAACGCAACCCACTGTATGAAGAGATTGCTGACGTCACTATCCGTACCGACGATCAGAGCGCAAAAGTAGTGGCAAACCAGATTATTCATATGCTGGAAAGCAATTGA
- the aroB gene encoding 3-dehydroquinate synthase: MERLTVTLGERSYPITIAAGLFNDPASFLPLKSGDQVMLVTNETLAPLYLDNVRSVLEQAGVKVDSVILPDGEQYKSLTVMDSVFTALLQKPHGRDTTLVALGGGVVGDLTGFAAASYQRGVRFIQIPTTLLSQVDSSVGGKTAVNHPLGKNMIGAFWQPVSVVVDLNCLKTLPARELSSGLAEVIKYGIILDGEFFNWLESNIDALMALDEKAMAYCIRRCCELKAEVVAADERETGLRALLNLGHTFGHAIEAEMGYGNWLHGEAVAAGMVMAAHTSERLGQFSAQDTQRIVTLLQRAGLPVRGPQEMTAQAYLPHMMRDKKVLAGEMRLVLPLAIGKSEVRGGVSHDVVLGAIADTQLAQQ, encoded by the coding sequence ATGGAGAGGCTTACTGTAACCCTCGGGGAACGTAGTTACCCGATTACCATCGCGGCTGGTTTGTTTAACGATCCAGCTTCCTTCCTGCCACTGAAATCAGGCGACCAGGTTATGCTGGTTACCAATGAAACGCTGGCGCCGCTTTATCTGGATAACGTTCGCTCTGTACTGGAGCAGGCGGGGGTTAAGGTCGATAGCGTCATTCTACCCGACGGCGAGCAGTACAAAAGCCTGACGGTAATGGACTCCGTCTTTACCGCTTTACTGCAAAAACCGCACGGTCGTGACACCACTCTGGTGGCGCTCGGTGGCGGCGTGGTCGGCGATTTAACCGGCTTTGCTGCGGCTAGCTATCAGCGCGGCGTGCGTTTTATCCAGATTCCCACCACTCTGCTGTCGCAGGTGGACTCTTCGGTCGGCGGCAAGACGGCCGTCAATCACCCTCTTGGTAAGAACATGATTGGTGCCTTCTGGCAGCCGGTTTCCGTGGTCGTCGATCTCAACTGTCTTAAGACGTTGCCGGCCCGTGAACTCTCTTCCGGACTGGCCGAAGTGATCAAATACGGCATTATCCTCGACGGTGAGTTTTTCAACTGGCTGGAAAGCAATATCGATGCGCTGATGGCGCTTGATGAGAAGGCGATGGCGTACTGTATTCGCCGTTGTTGTGAGCTGAAAGCCGAAGTTGTCGCTGCCGACGAGCGCGAAACCGGGTTACGTGCTTTACTCAATCTTGGACATACTTTTGGCCATGCTATTGAAGCCGAAATGGGCTACGGTAACTGGTTACACGGCGAGGCCGTTGCTGCTGGCATGGTGATGGCCGCGCATACGTCCGAGCGATTAGGTCAGTTCAGCGCACAGGATACACAGCGTATTGTGACGCTGCTGCAGCGTGCGGGCTTGCCGGTACGTGGGCCGCAGGAGATGACTGCGCAGGCGTATCTGCCCCACATGATGCGTGATAAAAAGGTGCTGGCAGGCGAAATGCGGCTGGTGCTACCGCTGGCAATAGGGAAAAGCGAAGTTCGCGGCGGAGTGTCGCATGATGTAGTTCTTGGCGCGATTGCTGATACTCAGTTAGCGCAACAATAA
- the damX gene encoding cell division protein DamX, whose product MDELKPEDDLKADRSDRRTGRSRQSSERDSDPQINFDDVDLDADDSRPTRASKARRERDEEEYEADVESEDESEEQPVERRPRKRKKAPAKPASRQYIMMGVGILVLLLLIVGIGSALKSPSSSSEQTASGEKSINLSGDQSDNGQSGNGQPAAQGQTAANNPQQDVSLPPIASNPTQGQTAAEPQGQQRVEVQGDLNNALTQQQGQIDSAVANSTLPTEPATVAPVRNGAVPRQATTEHQTAAAQRPVERKHTVIEPKPVAKAPVEAKPVQSKRVESTAAATPVKAPVAQPEKPVATAQTTKPTTTATAPAATAAATAAPAATAGGKTAGDVSSMKSAPAGNYTLQLSSSSNYNNLNSWAKKEKLDKYVVYETTRNGQPWYVLVSGIYASKDEAKRAVATLPADVQAKNPWAKPLHQVQADLK is encoded by the coding sequence ATGGATGAATTAAAACCAGAAGACGATCTGAAAGCCGATCGCAGCGATCGTCGTACTGGTCGTTCCCGTCAATCTTCCGAGCGCGATAGCGATCCGCAGATCAATTTTGATGATGTCGATCTTGATGCGGACGACAGCCGTCCGACGCGCGCCAGCAAAGCACGCCGTGAGCGCGATGAAGAAGAGTATGAAGCGGACGTAGAGTCTGAAGACGAGTCCGAAGAGCAGCCGGTTGAGCGTCGCCCGCGCAAGCGCAAGAAAGCGCCCGCGAAGCCAGCCTCCCGCCAGTATATTATGATGGGGGTGGGGATTCTCGTGCTGCTGCTGCTGATCGTTGGCATTGGCTCTGCGCTGAAGTCGCCATCCTCTTCCAGTGAACAAACCGCGTCAGGCGAGAAGAGCATTAATCTGTCAGGCGATCAGTCTGACAATGGACAGTCTGGTAATGGTCAGCCTGCCGCTCAGGGCCAGACAGCGGCGAACAACCCGCAGCAGGATGTTTCTCTGCCGCCGATCGCGTCTAACCCGACTCAGGGCCAGACTGCCGCCGAGCCGCAGGGACAGCAGCGTGTTGAGGTTCAGGGCGATCTAAATAATGCCTTGACTCAGCAGCAGGGCCAGATTGACAGCGCCGTTGCGAACTCCACGCTGCCGACTGAACCGGCGACCGTTGCTCCTGTTCGTAATGGCGCCGTTCCACGCCAGGCAACAACGGAACATCAGACTGCCGCCGCTCAGCGTCCGGTAGAGCGCAAGCATACGGTGATTGAGCCGAAACCGGTGGCGAAAGCGCCAGTTGAAGCGAAACCGGTCCAGTCTAAGCGTGTCGAAAGCACCGCAGCAGCCACGCCGGTGAAAGCGCCTGTCGCTCAGCCGGAAAAACCGGTTGCCACCGCACAGACGACTAAGCCGACGACAACCGCGACCGCACCTGCGGCTACCGCTGCGGCGACGGCGGCTCCGGCGGCGACTGCCGGGGGTAAAACCGCGGGCGATGTCAGCTCGATGAAATCGGCGCCGGCGGGTAACTACACTCTGCAACTCAGCAGCTCCTCCAACTACAACAACCTGAATAGCTGGGCGAAGAAAGAGAAGCTGGATAAATATGTCGTCTACGAGACTACGCGTAACGGTCAGCCATGGTATGTACTGGTCAGCGGTATCTATGCTTCGAAAGATGAAGCGAAGCGTGCTGTCGCCACTCTGCCAGCGGATGTGCAGGCGAAAAACCCGTGGGCGAAACCGCTGCATCAGGTGCAGGCCGATCTGAAGTAA
- the dam gene encoding adenine-specific DNA-methyltransferase: MKKNRAFLKWAGGKYPLLDDIKKHLPQGDCLIEPFVGAGSVFLNTDFSRYILADINSDLIGLYNIVKLQTDEYVAAARDMFTPENNAAEPYYQFRTEFNESQDPLRRAVLFLYLNRHGYNGLCRYNLRGEFNVPFGRYKKPYFPEAELYHFAQKAQNAYFYCESYADSMARADGSSVVYCDPPYAPLSSTANFTAYHTNSFNAEQQAHLAQLAENLLEQRVPVLISNHDTALTREWYRQAKLHVVKVRRSISSNGGTRKKVDELLALYRPPKTK, translated from the coding sequence GTGAAAAAGAATCGCGCTTTTCTGAAATGGGCAGGGGGGAAATACCCCCTGCTTGACGATATTAAAAAACATTTGCCGCAAGGCGATTGTCTGATTGAGCCCTTTGTTGGCGCAGGGTCGGTATTTCTTAATACCGACTTTTCTCGTTATATTCTGGCGGACATCAACAGCGACCTGATCGGTCTTTACAACATCGTTAAATTGCAGACGGATGAATACGTTGCGGCGGCGCGAGACATGTTTACGCCCGAGAATAACGCAGCAGAGCCGTACTACCAGTTCCGTACTGAATTCAACGAAAGCCAGGATCCGCTGCGGCGTGCGGTGCTGTTCCTGTATCTGAACCGCCATGGTTACAATGGCCTGTGTCGCTATAATCTGCGCGGCGAATTTAACGTCCCGTTTGGCCGTTATAAGAAGCCCTACTTCCCGGAAGCTGAGCTGTATCATTTTGCCCAAAAGGCGCAGAATGCGTACTTCTATTGCGAATCGTATGCCGACAGCATGGCGCGTGCGGACGGTTCTTCAGTGGTCTATTGCGATCCCCCGTATGCGCCATTGTCGTCTACCGCCAATTTTACGGCCTATCATACGAACAGCTTTAACGCTGAGCAGCAGGCCCATCTGGCGCAGCTGGCGGAGAACCTGCTGGAGCAGCGGGTTCCGGTTCTGATTTCCAACCACGATACGGCGCTAACGCGCGAATGGTATCGTCAGGCTAAACTGCATGTCGTCAAAGTGCGACGCAGTATCAGCAGCAACGGTGGTACACGAAAGAAGGTGGACGAGCTTCTGGCTCTTTACCGTCCGCCCAAGACTAAATAA
- the rpe gene encoding ribulose-phosphate 3-epimerase, which yields MKQYLIAPSILSADFARLGEDTAKALAAGADVVHFDVMDNHYVPNLTIGPMVLKALRNYGITAPIDVHLMVKPVDRIIPDFAAAGASIITFHPEASEHVDRSLQLIKEHGCKAGLVFNPATSLSYLDYVMDKLDVILLMSVNPGFGGQSFIPQTLDKLREVRQRIDASGYDIRLEVDGGVKVSNIADIAAAGADMFVAGSAIFDRPDYKEVIDQMRSELAKVSHG from the coding sequence ATGAAGCAGTATTTGATTGCCCCTTCGATTCTGTCGGCTGATTTTGCCCGCCTGGGTGAAGATACCGCCAAAGCGCTGGCTGCAGGTGCGGACGTTGTGCACTTTGACGTGATGGACAACCACTACGTGCCGAATCTGACCATCGGCCCTATGGTTCTGAAAGCACTACGCAACTACGGCATCACCGCCCCGATCGACGTGCACCTGATGGTGAAACCGGTCGACCGCATCATCCCTGATTTCGCCGCGGCGGGTGCCAGCATCATCACCTTCCACCCCGAAGCCTCTGAGCACGTCGATCGCAGCCTGCAGCTTATCAAAGAACATGGCTGTAAAGCCGGCCTGGTGTTTAACCCGGCCACGTCGCTGAGCTACCTTGATTATGTGATGGATAAGCTGGACGTGATCCTGCTGATGTCCGTTAACCCGGGTTTCGGCGGCCAGTCGTTTATCCCCCAGACTCTGGATAAACTGCGTGAAGTGCGGCAGCGCATCGATGCGTCGGGTTATGACATTCGTCTGGAAGTCGACGGCGGCGTGAAGGTCAGCAACATTGCGGATATTGCGGCGGCAGGCGCGGATATGTTTGTTGCCGGTTCGGCGATTTTCGATCGTCCGGACTACAAGGAGGTTATTGATCAAATGCGTAGTGAATTAGCAAAGGTTAGTCATGGATAA
- the gph gene encoding phosphoglycolate phosphatase, giving the protein MDKLHSVRGVAFDLDGTLVDSAPGLTAAVDSALYALELPMAGEARVVTWIGNGADVLMERALNWARQERATQRAAMGKPSVDHDDIPQAEQLMVLRKLFDRYYAEAAEEGSFLFPSVADTLGALHAKGLPLALVTNKPTPFVAPILEALDIAKYFTVVIGGDDVKNKKPHPDPLLLVAQKLGLAPAELLFVGDSRNDIQAAKAAGCRSIGLTYGYNYGESIALSEPDYIFDQFNELLPALGLPYSETQELKND; this is encoded by the coding sequence ATGGATAAATTACACTCTGTTCGCGGTGTCGCCTTTGACCTTGACGGCACGCTGGTCGACAGCGCGCCGGGTTTGACGGCTGCGGTTGATAGCGCGCTCTATGCGCTGGAGCTGCCGATGGCGGGCGAGGCGCGCGTCGTCACCTGGATCGGTAACGGGGCGGATGTTCTGATGGAGCGGGCCCTGAACTGGGCGCGTCAGGAGCGCGCAACTCAGCGTGCCGCGATGGGGAAACCTTCCGTCGATCATGACGATATTCCCCAGGCAGAGCAGCTAATGGTGCTGCGCAAGCTGTTCGATCGCTACTATGCTGAAGCGGCGGAAGAGGGCAGTTTTCTGTTCCCGTCGGTGGCTGATACGCTCGGCGCACTGCATGCGAAAGGCCTGCCGCTGGCGCTGGTGACCAACAAGCCGACGCCGTTCGTTGCACCAATTCTCGAAGCGTTGGATATCGCGAAATATTTTACGGTCGTCATCGGCGGTGATGATGTGAAGAATAAAAAACCCCATCCGGATCCGCTGCTGCTTGTGGCGCAGAAGCTGGGGCTGGCGCCTGCTGAGCTGCTGTTCGTTGGTGATTCACGTAATGATATCCAGGCGGCTAAAGCCGCTGGCTGCCGCTCTATCGGGCTGACCTACGGGTATAACTACGGCGAGTCGATTGCGCTCAGCGAACCGGACTACATTTTCGACCAATTTAATGAACTCTTGCCCGCACTCGGGCTACCGTACAGTGAAACTCAGGAATTGAAAAATGACTAA
- the trpS gene encoding tryptophan--tRNA ligase, translated as MTKPIVFSGAQPSGELTIGNYMGALRQWVSMQDDYHCIYCIVDLHAITARQDPEKLRKATLDTLALYLACGIDPEKSTIFVQSHVPEHAQLGWALNCYTYFGELSRMTQFKDKSARYSENINAGLFDYPVLMAADILLYQTNQVPVGEDQKQHLELSRDIAQRFNALYGEVFKVPEPFIPKSGARVMSLLEPTKKMSKSDDNRNNVIGLLEDPKSVVKKIKRAMTDGDEPPVVRYDQQNKAGVSNLLDILSGVTGQSIPQLEQHFEGKMYGHLKGEVADAVSGMLLELQERYNRFRNDEALLNQVMRDGAEKASARASQTLKAVYEAIGFVAKP; from the coding sequence ATGACTAAGCCCATCGTTTTTAGTGGCGCACAGCCCTCAGGTGAATTGACCATTGGCAACTATATGGGTGCGCTGCGTCAGTGGGTGAGCATGCAGGATGATTATCACTGCATCTACTGCATCGTGGATTTGCATGCCATCACCGCGCGTCAGGATCCTGAGAAACTGCGTAAAGCGACGCTGGATACTCTGGCGCTTTACCTGGCATGTGGTATCGATCCTGAGAAAAGCACCATCTTCGTTCAGTCGCACGTGCCGGAGCACGCGCAGCTGGGCTGGGCGCTGAACTGCTACACCTATTTCGGTGAACTGAGCCGTATGACCCAGTTCAAAGACAAGTCGGCGCGCTATTCGGAAAACATTAACGCCGGTCTGTTTGACTATCCGGTGCTGATGGCGGCGGACATTCTGCTGTATCAGACCAACCAGGTTCCGGTCGGCGAAGATCAGAAACAGCACCTCGAGTTGAGCCGCGATATCGCGCAGCGCTTCAACGCCCTTTACGGCGAAGTGTTTAAAGTGCCTGAGCCGTTTATTCCTAAATCCGGCGCCCGCGTGATGTCCCTGCTTGAGCCGACCAAGAAAATGTCCAAGTCAGACGACAACCGCAATAACGTGATCGGCCTGCTGGAAGACCCGAAATCGGTGGTGAAGAAGATCAAGCGTGCAATGACCGACGGTGATGAGCCGCCTGTTGTTCGCTATGACCAGCAGAATAAAGCCGGCGTTTCCAACCTGCTGGATATCCTCTCGGGCGTTACCGGGCAGAGTATTCCGCAGCTGGAGCAGCATTTCGAAGGCAAAATGTATGGTCACCTGAAAGGCGAAGTCGCTGATGCGGTGTCCGGTATGCTGCTGGAGCTGCAGGAGCGCTATAACCGCTTCCGTAACGACGAAGCGCTCCTCAATCAGGTGATGAGAGACGGGGCTGAAAAAGCCAGCGCGCGCGCGTCGCAAACGCTGAAAGCGGTCTATGAAGCCATTGGTTTTGTGGCTAAGCCGTAA